A section of the Ornithinimicrobium sufpigmenti genome encodes:
- a CDS encoding C45 family autoproteolytic acyltransferase/hydolase, which produces MRTPVIDASGDDLTIGRSHAAGSMGMRQAVADFAAVTRQSYPATDPSVRDRVQEVREAWAELTPGTLAQIAGMAEVYQIPADDLLTTVLGTYLKSGDRAAGRTSDALSDVPSDGCTTVALTGERPLLAKNRDNDPRYLELQTVLRVRPEQGYRWLALSTAGAPGVHSSGMNEVGLAVADTHVASSDIGPGLPRFASMMHVLQECRTTAAAVDRLLTTPQMGLGTVTIVDEHGQAAVVECGYRTTTVAGGAASTSTSMPAPATGSSTGSPAAGVVATNHYTDAVLSSCGLGPEDGTPAVSSLARRAAADRLLSQGQVDVDDVRKLLSSHLDFDGVHGAEGSVCQHGPTLVSETISTAIFDPVARHLDLCLGRPCSSPFHRIPVVGPAA; this is translated from the coding sequence ATGCGAACCCCCGTGATCGACGCCTCCGGTGACGACCTGACCATCGGCAGGTCCCACGCCGCGGGCTCCATGGGTATGCGGCAGGCCGTCGCCGACTTCGCGGCGGTCACCCGGCAGAGCTACCCCGCCACCGACCCGTCGGTCAGGGACCGGGTGCAGGAGGTCCGCGAGGCCTGGGCCGAGCTGACCCCGGGCACGCTGGCGCAGATCGCGGGCATGGCCGAGGTCTACCAGATCCCCGCGGACGACCTGCTCACCACCGTGCTGGGCACCTACCTCAAGAGCGGTGACCGGGCCGCCGGCCGCACCTCCGACGCACTGTCCGACGTGCCCTCGGACGGGTGCACGACGGTGGCGCTGACCGGTGAACGACCGCTGCTGGCCAAGAACCGGGACAACGACCCGCGCTACCTGGAGCTGCAGACGGTGCTGCGGGTGCGCCCGGAGCAGGGCTACCGCTGGCTCGCCCTGTCCACGGCGGGCGCGCCCGGCGTGCACTCCTCGGGGATGAACGAGGTCGGGCTGGCGGTCGCCGACACCCACGTGGCCTCCTCCGACATCGGACCCGGCCTGCCGCGCTTCGCCTCGATGATGCACGTGCTGCAGGAGTGCCGGACCACGGCGGCGGCGGTGGACCGGCTGCTGACCACCCCGCAGATGGGGCTGGGCACCGTCACGATCGTGGACGAGCACGGCCAGGCCGCCGTCGTGGAGTGCGGCTACCGCACCACGACCGTGGCGGGGGGAGCCGCCTCGACCAGCACCTCGATGCCAGCGCCGGCCACCGGCTCCAGCACGGGTTCGCCCGCTGCCGGCGTGGTGGCGACCAACCACTACACCGACGCCGTCCTGTCCTCCTGCGGCCTGGGCCCGGAGGACGGCACCCCGGCGGTCAGCTCGCTGGCCCGTCGGGCCGCCGCCGACCGGCTGCTGTCGCAGGGGCAGGTGGACGTGGACGACGTGCGGAAGCTGCTCTCCTCGCACCTCGACTTCGACGGCGTCCACGGCGCGGAGGGCTCGGTCTGCCAGCACGGCCCCACGCTGGTGTCCGAGACCATCTCGACGGCCATCTTCGACCCGGTCGCCCGGCACCTGGACCTGTGCCTGGGGCGCCCGTGCAGCTCACCCTTCCACCGCATCCCCGTGGTGGGCCCCGCCGCCTGA
- a CDS encoding ABC transporter ATP-binding protein — translation MGVPVEKPSDFAGSAKRLLGRLAPYRMLIGLSVLLTVGAVVLSALGPRVLGRATDFIFAGYLGNRLGEAFPEGTSVDAAAQGLRAQGETTFAEMIEGTPHLVVGQGVDLGAVGRTVLTVMALYAASALLMWVSTRLVNRISMWTVRDLRSDAEDQLHQLPLVYFDGRPRGEILSRVTNDLDNLQQTLQQTFGQLLNALVTVVAILAMMLWISPLLTLIALATIPVSVLVTILIARRSQKLFKAQWARTGTLNGQIEEAFTGHELVTVFGRRAEISAGMRETNDQLYDVTWRAQFMSGVIMPAMFLIGNLGYVLVAVVGGLRVAGGSLSLGEVQAFIQYSRQFTQPVTQVASMANLMQSGVASAERVFELLDAERQVPDPVDALPAGRQAGSGRIAFEDVTFSYGEQPLIEDLSLVAEPGQTVAIVGPTGAGKTTLVNLILRFYELQGGRITLDGRDITTMTREDLRSRVGMVLQDTWLFEGTIAENIAYGRPGAAREDVLAAAEAAYVDRFVQHLPDGYDTVLDDGGSTVSSGERQLITIARAFVAQPSLLILDEATSSVDTRTELLVQEAMARLRADRTSFVIAHRLSTIRDADLILVMEQGQIVEQGSHEELLEADGAYARLHRAQFAGAAVAVDEAATEQGAAG, via the coding sequence ATGGGGGTGCCGGTCGAGAAGCCCAGCGACTTCGCCGGCTCGGCCAAGCGGCTGCTCGGCCGACTGGCCCCATACCGGATGCTCATCGGCCTGTCGGTCCTGCTGACCGTGGGGGCCGTCGTGCTCTCCGCGCTCGGGCCGCGGGTCCTGGGCCGGGCCACCGACTTCATCTTCGCCGGCTACCTGGGCAACCGCCTCGGCGAGGCCTTCCCCGAGGGCACCAGCGTCGACGCAGCCGCACAGGGGCTGCGCGCCCAGGGGGAGACGACCTTCGCCGAGATGATCGAGGGCACGCCCCACCTGGTGGTCGGGCAGGGCGTCGACCTGGGGGCGGTCGGTCGCACCGTGCTGACGGTGATGGCGCTCTACGCCGCGTCGGCCCTGCTGATGTGGGTGAGCACGCGACTGGTCAACCGGATCTCGATGTGGACCGTGCGCGACCTGCGCAGCGACGCCGAGGACCAGCTGCACCAGCTGCCGCTGGTCTACTTCGACGGACGCCCGCGCGGGGAGATCCTGTCGCGGGTCACCAACGACCTGGACAACCTGCAGCAGACGCTGCAGCAGACCTTCGGGCAGCTGCTCAACGCGCTGGTGACCGTGGTCGCCATCCTGGCCATGATGCTGTGGATCAGCCCGCTGCTGACCCTCATCGCGCTGGCCACCATCCCGGTCTCGGTGCTGGTCACCATCCTCATCGCCCGCCGCAGCCAGAAGCTGTTCAAGGCCCAGTGGGCCAGGACCGGCACGCTCAACGGCCAGATCGAGGAGGCCTTCACCGGTCACGAGCTGGTCACCGTCTTCGGCCGGCGCGCGGAGATCTCGGCAGGGATGCGGGAGACCAACGACCAGCTCTACGACGTCACCTGGCGGGCGCAGTTCATGAGCGGCGTGATCATGCCGGCGATGTTCCTCATCGGCAACCTGGGGTATGTGCTGGTCGCCGTCGTCGGCGGGCTGCGGGTGGCGGGCGGCAGCCTCTCCCTGGGTGAGGTGCAGGCCTTCATCCAGTACTCCCGCCAGTTCACCCAGCCGGTGACCCAGGTGGCCTCCATGGCCAACCTCATGCAGTCGGGGGTCGCCTCCGCCGAGCGGGTCTTCGAGCTGCTCGACGCCGAGCGGCAGGTCCCGGACCCGGTGGACGCCCTGCCGGCCGGGCGGCAGGCGGGCAGCGGGCGCATCGCCTTCGAGGACGTGACCTTCTCCTACGGCGAGCAGCCGCTCATCGAGGACCTCTCCCTGGTCGCCGAGCCGGGCCAGACGGTCGCGATCGTCGGGCCGACCGGCGCCGGGAAGACGACCCTGGTCAACCTCATCCTGCGCTTCTACGAGCTGCAGGGCGGACGGATCACCCTGGACGGCCGCGACATCACCACGATGACGCGCGAGGACCTGCGCTCCCGGGTCGGCATGGTCCTGCAGGACACCTGGCTCTTCGAGGGGACGATCGCCGAGAACATCGCCTACGGCCGGCCCGGCGCCGCACGCGAGGACGTCCTCGCGGCGGCCGAGGCGGCCTACGTCGACCGCTTCGTGCAGCACCTGCCCGACGGCTACGACACGGTGCTGGACGACGGGGGCTCCACGGTCTCCTCCGGCGAGCGCCAGCTCATCACCATCGCCCGGGCCTTCGTGGCCCAGCCCTCGCTGCTCATCCTGGACGAGGCGACCAGCTCGGTCGACACCCGCACCGAGCTGCTCGTGCAGGAGGCGATGGCCCGGCTGCGGGCCGACCGCACGAGCTTCGTCATCGCCCACCGGCTGTCCACCATCAGGGACGCCGACCTCATCCTGGTGATGGAGCAGGGCCAGATCGTCGAGCAGGGCAGCCACGAGGAGCTGCTCGAGGCGGACGGTGCCTATGCCCGCCTGCACCGGGCCCAGTTCGCCGGGGCGGCCGTCGCGGTGGACGAGGCGGCGACGGAGCAGGGCGCCGCGGGCTGA